A section of the Roseivirga sp. BDSF3-8 genome encodes:
- a CDS encoding OmpA family protein, whose amino-acid sequence MIITRFITFSNPALRRLAVFILGSTGLLLSIGCIIPAQAQRNFKGQKLDHAETTESARFYEAFSFPNVNRVEYYQDEGKLKQINELERKKDFENLYPVLKSYVMNFGIANFSRDTEMLWRLAKLTELFGDMEEAKAWYRLVLRHHRSDLDIKSIELYYDSLTVNDKQYYVPLDYYYELVEFRKSVDTLRPPRGILLNIGDAVNSGASDYGPTLSIDNNTLLFTSKRNGATEGLRAIVNEDLFYSKKYGDWQKASAFNEINTRYNEGSAIISRDGRTMYFARCHSPEGYGNCDLYSAKLQADSTWGEVKNMGREINSSGWDSHPSLTHSGDTLYFASDRIGGFGVSDIYYTHRRRDGSWSPAKNAGPMINSRQNEASPFYHPEYNILYFSSTGQLLNFGEFDIYRAYYRDGQFTEPVNIGPLVNGQGSELYFTIDSDSRELFYAKGNEGSMENLDLFSFPLPMGAQPEANTTFSGSLTDSLSGEPLTGIVSVIDLDQGIEVAPRFLRPDGSFQFDLIRNKNYLLIIQGDDYFRIEEIFYLEEDTDINLKATPLSTRMKFASIEFENGKADLLPAMFADLDRVIDFLLDNPDFRLKISGHTDSDGSEDLNRKLSQERADAIRDYIIRFGQIDPERIEAIGYGSEKPIVEETTEENKRLNRRVEFEIYRPAEENE is encoded by the coding sequence ATGATTATCACCCGATTCATAACCTTCTCAAACCCTGCTCTTCGGCGCCTTGCAGTATTTATACTGGGCAGTACCGGCTTGCTATTAAGCATAGGGTGCATTATACCCGCCCAGGCGCAGAGAAATTTTAAAGGCCAGAAACTGGACCATGCAGAAACTACTGAAAGTGCCAGGTTCTACGAAGCATTCTCTTTTCCTAACGTAAACCGTGTAGAATACTACCAGGACGAGGGGAAATTAAAACAAATTAACGAACTGGAAAGGAAAAAGGATTTCGAAAACCTGTATCCGGTATTGAAATCGTATGTAATGAACTTTGGCATTGCCAACTTTTCCCGTGATACGGAAATGCTGTGGCGGCTTGCTAAACTCACTGAGCTATTTGGTGATATGGAAGAGGCAAAAGCCTGGTATCGCTTGGTACTAAGACATCACCGCAGCGACCTGGACATCAAATCCATTGAATTATACTACGACTCACTTACGGTAAACGACAAACAATACTATGTGCCATTGGACTACTACTATGAACTGGTAGAGTTCAGAAAAAGTGTGGACACGCTACGGCCTCCCAGGGGCATCCTGCTCAATATCGGTGATGCGGTCAATTCCGGAGCTTCTGATTATGGCCCTACCTTAAGTATAGATAACAATACACTCCTATTTACCAGCAAACGCAACGGCGCCACCGAAGGCCTTCGCGCTATAGTCAATGAAGACCTGTTTTACAGTAAGAAATACGGTGACTGGCAGAAAGCCTCAGCTTTTAATGAAATAAATACCCGATACAATGAGGGGTCTGCCATCATCAGCCGCGATGGCCGCACCATGTATTTTGCCCGGTGCCACTCACCGGAAGGCTACGGCAACTGTGACCTATATTCAGCTAAACTACAGGCTGATAGCACATGGGGTGAGGTGAAAAATATGGGCAGAGAGATCAATAGCTCCGGTTGGGATTCTCACCCGAGCCTTACCCACTCCGGCGACACCCTATACTTTGCTTCTGACCGCATAGGGGGCTTTGGTGTATCCGATATTTATTATACCCACCGAAGGCGTGATGGCTCATGGTCCCCTGCTAAAAATGCCGGCCCTATGATCAACAGCCGGCAAAATGAGGCTAGTCCATTTTATCACCCTGAGTACAACATTTTATATTTCAGCAGCACAGGTCAGCTTCTTAACTTTGGAGAATTCGATATTTACAGAGCATATTACCGGGATGGGCAGTTTACCGAGCCGGTAAATATCGGGCCTTTGGTAAATGGACAGGGGAGTGAGCTTTATTTTACGATCGACTCCGACAGCCGGGAGCTCTTCTACGCAAAGGGTAATGAAGGCAGTATGGAAAACCTGGATCTTTTCTCCTTTCCTCTGCCAATGGGAGCCCAGCCTGAGGCCAACACCACTTTTTCAGGTTCCCTCACAGACTCCCTGTCAGGTGAACCGCTTACCGGTATCGTTTCGGTAATTGATCTGGATCAGGGCATAGAGGTAGCTCCCAGATTTCTACGGCCAGATGGCTCTTTCCAGTTTGACCTGATCCGTAATAAAAATTACCTTTTAATCATCCAGGGAGACGATTACTTCAGAATAGAAGAGATTTTTTACCTGGAAGAGGACACAGATATAAATCTGAAAGCCACTCCGCTTTCCACCCGCATGAAGTTTGCCTCTATTGAGTTTGAAAATGGAAAAGCCGATTTGCTTCCTGCCATGTTTGCTGATCTGGACAGGGTAATTGATTTCCTGCTGGACAATCCTGATTTTCGCCTGAAAATTAGCGGCCATACGGATTCTGACGGAAGTGAGGACCTGAACCGAAAGCTTTCACAGGAAAGAGCTGATGCCATAAGAGATTACATCATTCGGTTCGGCCAAATAGACCCTGAGCGTATAGAGGCAATTGGCTATGGCAGCGAGAAGCCTATCGTCGAAGAGACCACCGAGGAAAACAAACGACTTAATCGTCGTGTAGAATTTGAAATTTACAGGCCTGCAGAGGAAAACGAATGA
- a CDS encoding TolC family protein, with protein sequence MNKFFSVLLILLMAGITICKAQRVADSTSTSVRTYTLGELISIARENSIASRRAETILENRYWQFRSYRAGFFPQLSLDGTLPDFNRSVTQVPQPDGTFDFIPVSQNNSIVNLRLSQAIGLTGGEVFLTSSLQRFDNFETDTAYYSGRPVIIGLRQPLLSFNNLQWQRRIEPIRYEESKREYVENMEQVAVTTSERFFNVLLAQVSLAIAEKNLANNDTLFQIAKGRFRLGTIAENDLLQLELQVLKSQQDLAQARVDLETSTLNLRRYVGLTSSQKLALSLPAEIPDFDVDAAVALEQALENRQEALAFRRRTLEAERDVARARGENGFNADMFATFGLSNRAGDIPGIYDQPLDQQSVRIGFDIPIMDWGRTKAIVQTAEANLKLTQYTVEQDKLNFEQEIYTQVQQLQLLREQVRVSELADEIAQKRYEITKNRFLIGKIDITNLNIALSEKDNAKRQYIQSLRSFWQAYYQLRLLTLYDFQSNTSLYIKDAP encoded by the coding sequence ATGAATAAATTTTTCAGTGTTTTGCTGATCCTGCTAATGGCAGGAATAACTATATGTAAGGCACAGCGGGTGGCAGATAGTACTTCTACCTCCGTACGTACCTATACGCTGGGAGAACTCATCTCTATTGCCCGGGAAAATTCAATAGCAAGCAGGAGGGCTGAAACAATACTGGAAAACCGTTACTGGCAATTTCGCTCGTACCGAGCAGGCTTTTTCCCACAACTTTCACTGGATGGTACCTTACCGGATTTTAACCGCTCAGTAACCCAGGTGCCTCAGCCCGATGGTACGTTTGATTTTATTCCTGTCTCTCAGAATAATTCCATTGTAAACCTGCGGCTAAGTCAGGCAATTGGCCTTACGGGCGGAGAGGTCTTTCTTACAAGTAGCTTGCAGCGGTTTGATAATTTTGAGACAGATACGGCTTATTACAGCGGCAGACCGGTAATTATAGGTCTGCGGCAGCCCTTATTGTCATTCAATAACCTTCAATGGCAGCGGCGCATAGAGCCCATCCGATATGAGGAGTCAAAGAGGGAATATGTGGAAAACATGGAGCAGGTGGCAGTGACTACTTCCGAACGTTTCTTTAACGTGCTTCTGGCTCAGGTAAGTCTGGCTATTGCCGAGAAGAACCTGGCGAATAATGATACACTTTTCCAGATAGCTAAGGGTCGGTTCAGACTAGGTACTATTGCTGAAAATGATCTGCTGCAACTGGAGCTTCAGGTACTAAAGAGCCAGCAGGATCTTGCACAAGCGCGGGTAGATCTTGAAACGAGCACACTTAATCTTCGCAGGTATGTGGGGCTTACTTCCTCCCAGAAACTGGCACTTTCTCTTCCCGCGGAGATTCCCGATTTTGATGTCGATGCTGCAGTGGCTTTGGAGCAGGCCCTTGAAAACCGGCAGGAAGCGCTTGCCTTCCGTAGGCGTACGCTGGAGGCTGAAAGAGACGTTGCAAGGGCCAGAGGGGAAAATGGCTTTAATGCAGATATGTTTGCTACATTTGGTTTAAGTAACCGTGCAGGGGATATCCCGGGTATATATGATCAGCCCCTGGACCAACAAAGCGTTCGTATCGGGTTTGATATTCCAATTATGGATTGGGGCCGTACAAAAGCAATTGTACAAACGGCTGAGGCTAACCTGAAGTTAACCCAATATACTGTGGAGCAGGATAAGCTTAACTTTGAGCAGGAAATATACACCCAAGTACAGCAGTTGCAGTTACTAAGAGAGCAGGTTCGGGTATCGGAACTGGCCGACGAGATTGCCCAAAAGCGGTATGAAATCACAAAGAATCGCTTTCTGATAGGCAAGATTGATATCACGAATCTAAACATTGCCTTGTCAGAGAAGGATAATGCAAAACGCCAGTATATTCAGTCACTCAGAAGCTTCTGGCAAGCTTACTATCAGTTAAGGTTATTAACATTGTATGATTTTCAGTCTAATACGTCTCTCTACATAAAAGACGCCCCATAA
- a CDS encoding ABC transporter permease, which translates to MKERWLANFFVALEAIMANKVRSILTALGIIFGVAAVIAMLAIGRGAQQEILEQIKLVGVNNIIITPVVEQTEGEVQVNDQGQEQKKFTPGLTLLDVQSISDILPSVASMSPEVVLETYFIYNGMRRTGKLVGISNDYFDQQNFEVGQGSIFSERQMEKGEPVCIIGYSVKARFFAQENPIGKRIKCGPHWLEVVGVMEERMASQKALKDLGIRDVNMDVYTPINTMLIRYENRAKVTSSELKAGAQGGGPPGSQQPQATANQQPQNYHQVDRLVVQVADSKYLSPTAEVLSRMLKRRHYGVVDYEITIPELLLKQEQRTKKIFNMVLFAIAAISLLVGGIGIMNIMLASILERIREIGLRLALGAKKTDIVVQFVFESVMISVTGGLIGILLGVVLAIIISRVADIPTIISVGSIFVSFGVAAGVGLIFGIAPARKAAGQNPINSLRYE; encoded by the coding sequence ATGAAAGAACGCTGGCTGGCTAATTTTTTTGTAGCGTTAGAAGCTATTATGGCAAATAAGGTGCGTAGCATACTTACAGCACTAGGCATTATTTTCGGTGTGGCGGCAGTTATTGCCATGCTTGCCATAGGTAGAGGAGCGCAGCAGGAAATACTCGAACAGATTAAATTGGTAGGAGTGAATAATATTATTATCACCCCTGTAGTAGAACAGACTGAAGGTGAAGTCCAGGTGAATGACCAGGGTCAGGAGCAGAAAAAGTTTACCCCGGGGCTTACCCTCCTGGATGTACAAAGTATATCTGATATACTTCCTTCCGTAGCTTCAATGAGCCCTGAAGTGGTTCTGGAAACCTATTTCATTTATAATGGCATGCGCCGCACCGGAAAATTGGTGGGTATTTCAAATGATTATTTTGATCAGCAAAACTTTGAGGTAGGACAAGGAAGCATTTTTTCCGAGAGACAGATGGAAAAGGGAGAGCCTGTATGTATTATCGGGTATTCGGTAAAAGCCCGCTTTTTTGCCCAGGAAAACCCGATCGGTAAGCGTATCAAGTGTGGTCCTCACTGGCTTGAGGTGGTAGGTGTGATGGAGGAGCGTATGGCTTCTCAAAAGGCTCTGAAAGACCTAGGCATACGCGATGTAAACATGGATGTATACACGCCTATTAATACCATGCTTATCCGGTATGAGAATCGCGCAAAGGTGACTAGCTCTGAGCTTAAAGCAGGTGCACAGGGGGGAGGCCCTCCGGGCAGTCAACAGCCACAGGCTACCGCTAACCAACAGCCCCAGAATTACCATCAAGTGGACAGGCTGGTGGTGCAGGTAGCCGACTCAAAATACCTTTCTCCTACTGCGGAGGTGCTTAGCCGAATGCTCAAGCGGCGTCACTATGGTGTGGTTGACTACGAGATAACCATTCCGGAGCTACTCTTAAAGCAGGAGCAGCGCACTAAAAAGATATTTAACATGGTGCTCTTTGCTATTGCTGCCATCAGTTTGCTGGTGGGTGGTATTGGTATCATGAATATTATGCTGGCGTCCATCCTTGAGCGCATTCGCGAAATAGGCCTTCGGCTGGCTCTCGGCGCTAAAAAAACAGACATAGTAGTCCAGTTCGTTTTTGAGTCAGTCATGATCAGTGTTACCGGGGGGCTGATAGGTATATTATTGGGAGTCGTGCTTGCGATTATTATATCACGGGTAGCTGATATTCCTACCATTATTTCCGTGGGTTCTATTTTCGTTTCTTTTGGGGTGGCCGCGGGAGTAGGACTGATATTCGGTATAGCTCCTGCAAGAAAAGCAGCAGGACAGAACCCTATCAACTCACTTCGATATGAATAA